The Lutibacter sp. A64 genome segment TATAAAATTCTTTTAAAAAACGCTTAAAACTCATTCTTCTTGGATGGGTTTTTTGTTTTAGCACCTTTCAATTAGCATTAGGGTATTGATAAATATCATACAAAAAATACTGTTTTTTAGTTAACTTTAACCCCTAATGAAACCATTGTAATGAGTGAACGAATTGGTGTTTTATATGCAACAGTAGACGGACATACAACAAAAATATGTAATGAAATTGTTAAAACTATACAAGAAAAAAATATTGATGTTCAGTTATTTACTATAGATAATTTTACAAAAAATATTACTGATTTTGATAAGTTTGTAATTGCGTCAAGTATAAGATATGGTGTGCATAACAAAGAAATAATTGCATTTATCAATAAAAATAAAGCAGTATTAGATACTGTAAAAACAGCTTTTTTTTCTGTGAATTTGGTGGCTCGAAAACCAGAAAAAAACACACCAGAAACCAATCCCTATGTAGTTAAGTTTTTTAAAAAAATAGATTGGAAACCA includes the following:
- the hemG gene encoding menaquinone-dependent protoporphyrinogen IX dehydrogenase — protein: MSERIGVLYATVDGHTTKICNEIVKTIQEKNIDVQLFTIDNFTKNITDFDKFVIASSIRYGVHNKEIIAFINKNKAVLDTVKTAFFSVNLVARKPEKNTPETNPYVVKFFKKIDWKPTITEVFAGMLDYKRYKPFDRIMIQFIMWMTKGPTNKNIKIEYTDWKKVEAFAMRVINF